TTTAGACAAGAATTGAAAAAGATTACCAAAAGAGATTGGGTGTTTTCTATTGTATCCGGTATTTTTTTAGCGTTTCACTTTATACTTTGGTTTGAGTCGCTGAACTACACGTCAGTCGCAAGTTCGACCGTGCTTGTCACATTGCAGCCACTATTTGCCTTTATTGGAACGTATATTTTTTTTAATGAGAAGTTAAGTGTAAAAGCCATATTAGCAGGTGGGCTAGCATTGTGTGGAAGTGTCCTGATTAGTTGGGGAGATTTTCGTATTAGTGGCTTAGCGTTATGGGGAGATATTCTTGCGTTAATGGCTTGTGCTCTAATAACCGCCTATTTGTTATTTGGTCAAAATGTAAGAAGGCGTCTTTCTCTCGTCACCTATACATATGTTGTTTACAGTATCAGTAGTTTAGTGCTGTTTATATATGTTTGGATTAAAGGTGAAAATTATATTTCTTTACCTAAGATAGAGTGGTTGTATTTTGTGCTCCTTGCTCTTAT
The nucleotide sequence above comes from Bacillus sp. 2205SS5-2. Encoded proteins:
- a CDS encoding DMT family transporter; its protein translation is MEKQKMKPYLALWIGVIAVSTSAIFVKLSTAEAGVIAFYRLFFTVILMSPLFWLKFRQELKKITKRDWVFSIVSGIFLAFHFILWFESLNYTSVASSTVLVTLQPLFAFIGTYIFFNEKLSVKAILAGGLALCGSVLISWGDFRISGLALWGDILALMACALITAYLLFGQNVRRRLSLVTYTYVVYSISSLVLFIYVWIKGENYISLPKIEWLYFVLLALIPTLLGHTLFNWSLKWISTSTISMVILIEPIGASLLAYLLLGEVVTPYQVIGGGIIMIGIFLFLLNENKMKRKNASSA